Proteins from one Solenopsis invicta isolate M01_SB chromosome 11, UNIL_Sinv_3.0, whole genome shotgun sequence genomic window:
- the LOC105200263 gene encoding histone-lysine N-methyltransferase, H3 lysine-79 specific, whose product MTNSAPKLDNAKVDRQASPKVGYQPQHNFYQNRSNSKSSPFLYKNGRHAVRNAKDGRQSCSPYSSSSKSARNSPQQQQQQQQQQQQSPQLQQSPQQQQSPQQQQQRCEQRSPSSSPTNNFYAGAKFSETPSPASVPKPPSRWTSSRLMSSCRQSDKACEYTRQLRIVLNVQA is encoded by the coding sequence ATGACGAACTCCGCGCCCAAGTTAGACAACGCCAAGGTGGATCGGCAGGCCTCGCCGAAGGTCGGGTATCAGCCCCAGCACAACTTCTATCAGAATCGTTCCAACAGTAAATCATCGCCGTTTCTGTACAAAAACGGCCGCCACGCGGTCAGAAACGCTAAAGACGGACGGCAGAGCTGCAGCCCGTACAGCTCGTCGTCCAAGAGCGCAAGGAACTCGccgcaacagcagcagcagcagcagcagcagcagcagcaatcACCACAACTGCAGCAATCGCCACAACAGCAGCAATCAccgcaacagcagcagcaacgtTGCGAGCAGCGCAGTCCGAGCAGCAGCCCGACCAACAACTTCTACGCGGGCGCCAAGTTCTCGGAAACGCCGTCGCCCGCGAGCGTGCCTAAGCCGCCAAGTCGTTGGACGAGCAGCAGACTGATGAGCAGCTGCCGCCAGTCAGACAAAGCATGCGAGTACACGAGGCAACTGCGCATAGTGCTGAACGTCCAGGCCTGA